From Anopheles darlingi chromosome 2, idAnoDarlMG_H_01, whole genome shotgun sequence, the proteins below share one genomic window:
- the LOC125960150 gene encoding uncharacterized protein LOC125960150, whose translation MLEGWYCRSMHEQARQQSEMDSFNTEPDLENESTEDESDDEGSGKREVDYKTLYTDLKKKLKILLYENVYFQNNLRANQRRLLKVTRDRSFLLDRLLCYERPDLSSSDNETTDSSEDSLRIEPVVKKRRSDANPSRSSTVVQTKRTNKKGPRKQSAQQGPSHQGTSQQNYAVASGGSVGNQAEIPQLHKPPSELLESPFIPDIIKSNHADSAPGEKQLTKEEIERHLQSRKMVPEVVPEGELPSEMFNNNPSSESNDGLDEPSVGNFEDDCFPADLNLLQ comes from the exons ATGCTGGAAGGGTGGTATTGTAGAAGCATGCACGAGCAAGCGCGCCAGCAAAGTGAGATGGACTCGTTCAACACGGAACCGGATCTGGAGAACGAAAGCACCGAGGACGAGAGCGACGACGAAGGATCCGGCAAGCGCGAAGTCGACTACAAGACCCTGTACACCGATTTAAAGAAGAAACTTAAAATCCTGCTCTAC GAAAACGTGTACTTCCAAAACAATCTGCGAGCTAATCAGAGGCGGTTGTTGAAAGTGacccgcgatcgatcgtttctccTGGATCGTCTGCTGTGCTACGAACGACCGGATCTTTCGTCTTCGGACAATGAGACGACGGATTCATCGGAGGACTCGCTGCGGATAGAACCGGTCGTGAAGAAACGGCGCTCCGACGCTAACCCTTCCAGGTCGTCGACGGTGGTGCAGACCAAGCgcaccaacaaaaaagggcCCCGGAAACAATCGGCACAGCAAGGACCGTCGCATCAAGGGACATCGCAGCAGAACTACGCGGTAGCAAGTGGGGGCAGTGTCGGGAATCAAGCAGAAATACCTCAGCTACATAAACCTCCCTCCGAGTTGCTGGAATCTCCATTCATTCCCGACATCATCAAGTCAAACCACGCGGATAGTGCTCCCGGCGAGAAGCAGTTGACTAAGGAGGAGATTGAAAGACATCTGCAGTCTCGTAAGATGGTGCCGGAAGTCGTACCGGAAGGGGAACTGCCGAGTGAAATGTTTAACAACAATCCATCCAGCGAATCTAACGACGGCCTGGATGAGCCTTCCGTGGGCAACTTTGAGGACGACTGTTTTCCGGCGGATCTCAATTTACTGCAATGA
- the LOC125960152 gene encoding dTTP/UTP pyrophosphatase produces MLRPILSQLAKKDLVLASNSERRKELIKNLGVDRVILCGSTFEENLNPAKYSFEDYVAATAHGKVREVYERLSKQDADKSFVVIGADTMVTMDGQMYGKPKTPEEAFEVLRKLMGKGHVVYTGVVIKHEEQEVRFTESCKVYFGKASDEQIQAYIDTGEPFDKAGGYGIQGLGGCFVEKIDGDYFTVVGLPIHRLSVELCKMFGHEIR; encoded by the exons ATGCTGCGGCCAATTTTGAGCCAGCTCGCGAAAAAGGACTTGGTCCTTGCCAGCAACTCGGAACGACGCAAGGAGCTGATCAAGAACCTG GGAGTAGACCGGGTGATCCTGTGTGGATCGACTTTTGAGGAGAATCTTAACCCGGCCAAATACTCGTTCGAAGATTATGTGGCCGCCACAGCGCACGGAAAGGTACGGGAAGTGTACGAGCGGCTGTCGAAACAGGATGCAGATAAATCATTCGTCGTAATCGGAGCAGACACGATGGTAACGATGGACGGACAGATGTACGGCAAACCAAAGACTCCGGAAGAGGCGTTCGAAGTGCTGAGAAA GTTGATGGGAAAAGGACATGTCGTCTACACGGGTGTCGTGATCAAACACGAGGAGCAGGAAGTTCGATTCACGGAATCATGCAAGGTGTACTTCGGAAAAGCGTCCGACGAGCAGATCCAGGCGTACATCGACACAGGAGAGCCCTT CGACAAGGCGGGCGGCTACGGCATCCAAGGGCTGGGGGGTTGCTTTGTGGAGAAAATCGACGGAGACTACTTCACCGTCGTGGGTCTGCCAATTCATCGACTCTCGGTTGAACTGTGTAAAATGTTCGGCCATGAGATACGCTAA